In the genome of Limnobaculum zhutongyuii, one region contains:
- the murQ gene encoding N-acetylmuramic acid 6-phosphate etherase, protein MNIDLSAMVTESRNTASEDIDQLSTLEMLRVINNEDKKVALAVEKELQHIADAVDIISAAFTQGGRLVYCGAGTSGRLGILDASECPPTYGTKPEQVIGLIAGGHQAIFKAVENAEDSLELGIEDLKTISFSNKDVLVGIAASGRTPYVIASMEYAKSLGAKVISISCNPDSPIAQQADIAITPVVGGEVVTGSSRMKAGTAQKLVLNMLTTGSMIKIGKVYGNLMVDVEATNAKLVERQKNIVMQATDCSREEAEQALSQCQRHCKTAIVMVLTGMSAEQAKQALSASHGFIRAAIASK, encoded by the coding sequence ATGAATATCGATTTAAGCGCCATGGTCACTGAAAGTCGCAATACGGCGAGTGAAGACATCGACCAGCTATCAACGCTGGAGATGTTACGCGTGATAAACAACGAAGACAAAAAAGTCGCGTTGGCCGTTGAAAAGGAGTTACAGCATATTGCGGATGCAGTAGACATTATTAGTGCTGCTTTTACTCAAGGTGGTCGTCTGGTGTACTGCGGCGCCGGAACCTCCGGGCGACTGGGTATTCTGGATGCCAGTGAATGTCCACCAACCTATGGCACTAAACCTGAACAGGTTATTGGCCTGATTGCTGGTGGTCATCAGGCGATTTTTAAAGCGGTAGAAAACGCAGAAGATAGCCTGGAGTTAGGCATTGAGGACCTAAAGACTATTAGCTTCAGTAATAAAGATGTATTGGTTGGTATTGCTGCCAGCGGCAGAACACCTTATGTAATTGCTTCTATGGAGTACGCCAAATCACTGGGCGCTAAAGTTATCAGTATTAGCTGTAATCCGGATAGTCCAATTGCTCAACAGGCTGATATTGCTATTACTCCGGTTGTTGGTGGCGAAGTGGTTACCGGCTCATCACGTATGAAAGCCGGAACGGCTCAAAAGCTGGTTCTGAATATGTTAACCACTGGCTCAATGATCAAAATTGGCAAAGTGTATGGCAACCTGATGGTGGATGTGGAAGCAACCAACGCCAAGCTGGTGGAAAGACAAAAAAATATCGTCATGCAGGCAACCGACTGTAGTCGGGAAGAGGCAGAACAGGCATTGTCACAGTGTCAGCGTCACTGCAAAACCGCCATTGTGATGGTATTAACCGGTATGAGCGCAGAGCAGGCTAAACAGGCTTTATCAGCCAGTCATGGATTTATTCGTGCGGCAATCGCCTCTAAATAA
- a CDS encoding SIS domain-containing protein yields the protein MACLSVIATNLAQFPPMEKKIAEYILENPKKIRELSSQELATILNISQSGVVKFTQKLGFKGYTAFKLAISEELGRSELVASKSALHLHNEITGDDTLLEIAGKLLLEKQSALHETMNALQPQIFELVVEQIFNAKKVHITGVGGSALIAKDLTYKLLKIGIPAFSEMDSHVQLTIAQTLGPDDVQIAVSYSGMRREVVLAAEVAKKQGARLVTITSLKSNPLKSLADYALHSVADESQWRSSSISSRTAQNAITDLLFMGLVQHNQEHANSLIQQSRELVNKISL from the coding sequence ATGGCGTGTTTATCTGTGATAGCCACCAATCTGGCTCAATTTCCCCCAATGGAAAAAAAGATTGCTGAATATATACTGGAAAACCCGAAAAAAATCAGAGAACTGTCATCTCAGGAACTGGCAACAATTTTAAATATCAGTCAGTCCGGCGTGGTTAAGTTTACGCAAAAACTGGGTTTTAAAGGCTATACCGCTTTTAAATTGGCGATCAGTGAAGAGTTGGGGCGTAGTGAGCTGGTAGCCAGTAAGTCGGCGCTTCATCTGCATAATGAAATTACCGGTGATGATACTCTGCTTGAAATTGCCGGTAAGCTGTTATTAGAAAAGCAAAGTGCACTGCATGAAACCATGAATGCTTTACAGCCTCAAATATTTGAGCTGGTGGTTGAGCAAATTTTCAATGCTAAAAAGGTGCATATTACTGGCGTCGGTGGTTCAGCTTTAATTGCGAAAGATCTCACCTATAAATTATTAAAAATTGGTATTCCCGCCTTTTCTGAAATGGATAGTCACGTCCAACTAACTATTGCCCAAACGCTGGGGCCGGACGATGTTCAAATCGCGGTTTCGTATTCCGGCATGCGTCGTGAAGTGGTTCTGGCTGCGGAAGTGGCTAAAAAGCAGGGAGCCAGGCTGGTGACGATCACCAGTTTAAAAAGCAATCCACTAAAAAGTCTGGCTGATTATGCACTTCATTCCGTGGCGGATGAAAGCCAGTGGCGCAGTTCTTCTATCTCTTCTCGTACTGCTCAAAATGCAATTACCGACCTGTTGTTTATGGGATTGGTTCAGCACAATCAGGAACATGCTAACTCACTGATTCAACAAAGCCGTGAATTAGTGAATAAAATCAGTTTGTAA
- the ffh gene encoding signal recognition particle protein, giving the protein MFENLTDRLSRTLRNISGRGRLTEENIKDTLREVRMALLEADVALPVVRDFINKVKESAVGQEVNKSLTPGQEFVKIVRNELVAAMGEENNSLNLAAQPPAVILMAGLQGAGKTTSVAKLAKFLKEKQKKKVLVVSADVYRPAAIRQLETLAEAISVDFFPSDAQEKPVDIVNNALKQAKLKFYDVLIVDTAGRLHVDEAMMDEIKQVHAAINPVETLFVVDAMTGQDAANTAKAFNEALPLTGVVLTKVDGDARGGAALSIRHITGKPIKFLGIGEKTEALEPFHPDRVASRILGMGDMLSLIEDLESKVDREQAEKLANKLKKGDGFDLTDFLDQLKQMRNMGGMASMMSKLPGAGQIPDNVKAQMDDKLLVRMEAIINSMTLKERASPEIIKGSRKRRIATGSGMQVQDVNRLLKQFDDMQRMMKKMKKGGLAKMMRGMKGMMPPGMMR; this is encoded by the coding sequence ATGTTTGAAAACTTAACCGATAGATTGTCGCGCACGTTGCGCAACATCAGTGGCCGTGGGCGACTGACCGAAGAAAATATTAAAGATACACTGCGTGAAGTCCGTATGGCGCTGCTGGAAGCCGACGTAGCTTTACCGGTGGTTCGTGATTTCATCAATAAAGTCAAAGAGAGCGCCGTTGGGCAGGAAGTTAATAAGAGCCTGACCCCAGGACAAGAGTTCGTCAAAATTGTTCGTAACGAACTGGTTGCTGCAATGGGAGAGGAAAATAACAGCCTCAACTTGGCCGCTCAGCCACCGGCAGTAATATTAATGGCGGGTTTGCAAGGGGCGGGTAAAACTACCAGCGTTGCCAAACTGGCTAAATTCCTGAAAGAAAAACAGAAGAAAAAAGTGCTGGTCGTTTCTGCCGACGTTTACCGTCCGGCGGCAATCCGTCAGTTAGAAACGCTGGCGGAAGCCATTAGCGTTGATTTCTTCCCATCCGACGCTCAGGAAAAACCGGTTGATATCGTTAACAATGCGTTAAAGCAAGCCAAACTTAAGTTCTATGACGTTCTGATTGTCGATACCGCCGGTCGCTTACACGTCGATGAAGCGATGATGGACGAAATCAAACAGGTTCATGCCGCGATTAATCCGGTAGAAACGCTGTTTGTGGTTGATGCTATGACCGGTCAGGATGCAGCTAATACGGCAAAAGCCTTTAATGAAGCACTGCCATTAACCGGTGTAGTACTGACCAAAGTCGATGGTGATGCACGTGGTGGTGCGGCACTTTCTATTCGCCATATTACCGGTAAACCAATTAAGTTCCTGGGTATTGGCGAGAAGACTGAAGCGCTGGAGCCTTTCCATCCGGATCGCGTAGCATCACGTATTCTGGGCATGGGTGATATGCTCTCTTTGATCGAAGATCTTGAGAGTAAAGTTGACCGCGAGCAAGCAGAAAAGCTGGCGAATAAACTGAAGAAAGGCGATGGTTTTGACCTGACCGATTTCCTCGATCAGCTTAAGCAAATGCGCAACATGGGCGGAATGGCCAGCATGATGAGCAAATTGCCCGGCGCAGGCCAGATTCCTGATAACGTTAAAGCACAGATGGATGATAAATTGCTGGTGCGTATGGAGGCGATTATTAACTCCATGACGTTAAAAGAACGTGCCAGTCCGGAAATCATCAAAGGTTCACGTAAACGCCGTATTGCTACGGGTTCGGGTATGCAGGTGCAGGATGTTAACCGCCTACTGAAACAGTTCGACGATATGCAGCGTATGATGAAAAAGATGAAGAAGGGCGGATTAGCGAAAATGATGCGCGGTATGAAAGGTATGATGCCTCCGGGTATGATGCGTTAA
- a CDS encoding cytochrome C assembly family protein: MPVFAILSLIAYLTSLGLIIPSLLRKKGIHRRWTLISATIALIFHGIALQQRIFDVDYGQNLSLLNIASGTSLLISAIMTFVASKDRGWILLPIVYSFSIINLALASFTPWEFITHLEDSPTLLVHIVLALFSYATLIIAALYAIQIAWIDYRLKNKKLSFSPDMPPLLSIERKCFHITQVGVILLTLTLLSGVLYLDNLLGQENVHKTTLSTMAWLVYLVLLWGHYSKGWRGRKVVWFSLSGAFLLTMGYFGSRLIQELLAH, from the coding sequence ATGCCTGTTTTCGCCATATTATCACTGATCGCATATCTGACTAGTCTTGGGTTGATTATTCCCAGTCTTTTAAGAAAAAAAGGCATTCATCGTCGCTGGACGCTGATATCGGCCACTATTGCGCTCATTTTTCACGGAATCGCTCTTCAGCAGCGTATTTTTGATGTCGACTATGGCCAGAATCTAAGTTTGCTTAACATCGCTTCAGGCACCAGCCTGTTGATCAGTGCCATCATGACATTTGTGGCATCTAAAGATCGCGGTTGGATATTGCTTCCTATTGTTTACAGTTTTTCCATCATCAATCTGGCGCTGGCCAGCTTTACACCATGGGAATTTATTACCCATCTGGAAGATAGCCCAACGCTGCTGGTTCATATTGTTCTGGCCCTGTTCTCTTATGCTACGTTAATTATTGCAGCGCTATATGCCATTCAAATTGCCTGGATTGACTATCGGCTGAAAAATAAGAAATTGTCCTTCAGCCCGGATATGCCACCACTACTGTCTATTGAGCGTAAATGCTTCCACATTACGCAAGTTGGTGTGATCCTGTTGACGCTTACCTTACTGAGCGGCGTACTTTATCTGGATAATCTACTTGGTCAGGAGAATGTGCATAAAACCACATTGTCTACCATGGCATGGCTGGTTTATCTGGTTTTACTCTGGGGCCACTACAGTAAAGGCTGGCGTGGTCGTAAAGTGGTATGGTTTAGTCTGAGCGGCGCATTTTTACTGACGATGGGTTATTTTGGCAGCCGCCTGATTCAGGAACTTTTAGCTCATTAA
- a CDS encoding CNNM domain-containing protein has translation MDDVSTGTLIIILIVMVLISAYFSASETGMMTLNRYRLRHLASKGNRQARRVEKLLQRPDRLISLVLIGNNLVNILASSLATVIGIRLYGNLGVAIATGILTFVILVFAEVLPKTVAALYPERVAFPSSFLLKPLQKIMAPLVWLLNGITRLIMHLFGLRSDVKGSDAVSKDELRTIVNASNPLISHRYQSMLLSVLDLEVVNVDDIMVPRHEIVGINVNDEWKDILKQLTHSPHGRIVLYRDTLDDAIGMLRVREAYRLMMEKSEFNKETMLRAADKIYFIPEGTPLNVQLVKFQRNREKVGIIVDEYGDIQGLVSVEDILEEIVGDFTTSMSPSLAEEVVPQADGSVYIDGSASIRELNKAFGWHLPTSTAKTINGLLLEYFEDIPVAGTHVDFKNYSVDIIEVNNNMIKQVLIRPLNGEPPAKNLKKK, from the coding sequence GTGGACGACGTATCAACCGGTACCCTAATTATCATTTTAATTGTCATGGTGCTGATTTCAGCCTATTTCTCAGCCTCCGAAACGGGGATGATGACGCTGAATCGTTACCGGCTCCGCCATCTTGCCAGTAAGGGCAACCGCCAGGCTCGACGCGTAGAAAAACTGCTACAGCGTCCGGACCGTTTAATCAGCCTGGTTTTAATTGGCAACAATCTGGTTAATATTCTGGCATCTTCCCTGGCTACGGTTATCGGTATCCGCCTCTATGGTAATCTGGGTGTTGCCATCGCAACGGGTATTCTGACTTTTGTCATTCTGGTGTTCGCGGAAGTTCTGCCAAAAACGGTTGCAGCCCTCTATCCTGAACGAGTCGCGTTTCCCAGCAGCTTCCTACTGAAGCCCTTGCAAAAAATCATGGCACCGTTGGTCTGGTTACTGAACGGTATAACCCGCCTGATTATGCACCTGTTTGGTTTGCGCTCCGATGTTAAAGGCAGTGATGCCGTTAGCAAAGATGAGCTGCGTACTATTGTCAATGCCTCAAATCCACTGATTTCTCATCGTTATCAAAGCATGCTGTTATCAGTACTGGATTTAGAAGTCGTTAACGTTGATGACATTATGGTTCCACGCCATGAGATTGTCGGAATCAATGTGAATGATGAATGGAAAGATATTCTTAAGCAGCTAACTCACTCTCCCCACGGCCGTATTGTGCTGTACCGTGATACTCTGGATGATGCCATTGGCATGTTACGGGTTCGCGAGGCTTATCGCCTGATGATGGAAAAAAGTGAATTCAATAAAGAGACGATGTTGCGAGCTGCGGACAAAATCTACTTTATTCCGGAAGGAACACCTCTGAACGTACAGCTGGTTAAATTTCAACGTAACCGGGAAAAAGTCGGCATCATTGTTGATGAATACGGGGATATTCAGGGACTGGTTAGTGTAGAAGATATTCTTGAAGAGATCGTTGGTGACTTTACTACCTCTATGTCTCCTTCTCTGGCTGAAGAAGTGGTACCTCAGGCAGACGGCTCGGTTTACATTGACGGCAGTGCCAGTATTCGCGAACTAAACAAAGCTTTTGGCTGGCACTTACCCACATCTACTGCCAAAACCATTAATGGATTACTGCTGGAATATTTTGAAGATATCCCGGTAGCTGGAACACACGTTGACTTCAAAAATTATTCTGTCGATATTATCGAAGTGAATAACAATATGATTAAGCAAGTGTTGATTCGTCCGCTTAATGGCGAACCACCTGCAAAGAATCTGAAAAAGAAATAA
- the luxS gene encoding S-ribosylhomocysteine lyase — translation MPLLDSFTVDHTRMAAPAVRVAKTMQTPHGDTITVFDLRFCRPNMEILPEKGIHTLEHLFAGFMRDHLNGNGVEIIDISPMGCRTGFYMSLIGQPEEGRVAKAWEAAMADILKVQDQNKIPELNEFQCGTYEMHSLKEAHDIARHIIDSGIRVNHNDELALPAEKLSELHL, via the coding sequence ATGCCATTGTTAGATAGTTTTACCGTTGACCATACTCGTATGGCTGCACCCGCTGTTCGGGTTGCAAAAACAATGCAAACGCCCCATGGTGATACCATTACTGTGTTTGATTTACGTTTCTGTCGCCCGAATATGGAAATTCTGCCGGAGAAGGGGATCCATACTCTGGAGCATCTGTTTGCCGGATTTATGCGTGACCATCTTAACGGTAATGGTGTTGAGATTATCGATATTTCTCCAATGGGATGCCGTACCGGATTCTATATGAGTCTGATTGGTCAACCAGAAGAAGGCCGGGTAGCTAAAGCATGGGAAGCAGCAATGGCTGATATTCTTAAAGTACAGGATCAAAATAAGATCCCTGAACTGAATGAATTTCAGTGTGGTACCTATGAAATGCACTCATTGAAAGAAGCTCATGATATTGCTCGTCATATTATTGACAGCGGTATCCGGGTGAACCACAACGATGAGCTGGCATTACCGGCAGAAAAATTATCCGAGTTACATTTGTAA
- the gshA gene encoding glutamate--cysteine ligase codes for MIPDVSKALSWLEAHPQALNGIQRGIERETLRITPDGHLATTPHPKSLGSALTHRWITTDFAEALLEFITPVDGNVDHLLAFLRDIHRHVSRDLGSELMWPLSMPCFISSEDKIELAQYGTSNVGRFKTLYREGLKNRYGALMQTISGVHYNFSLPLEFWQAREGITDAESGKEKISEGYFRLIRNYYRFGWVIPYLFGASPALCSSFIKGRENKMPFEKLKSGACYLPYATSLRMSDLGYTNTAQSNLGITFNNLTTYVEGLKKAISIPAEQFKHLDEKSHGHYQQINSNILQIENEFYAPIRPKRVTRKGESPSDALLRGGVEYIEVRALDINPFSPIGIDADQARFLDLFLIWCTLADAPEMSSEELQCTRHNWNRVILEGRKPGQTIGIGCDTARQPLEVVGKSLFADLLRVAEVLDGSNKNSQYQDVCNKLISAFEDPELTFSGRMLQAIKDVGIGSFGLALAEQYRQMLQSEPLSVLTEDAMESERVASLRRQQEMEQQDTISFDDYLAEQNQR; via the coding sequence TTGATCCCGGACGTATCGAAAGCGCTATCCTGGCTGGAAGCGCATCCTCAGGCTTTAAATGGTATTCAACGTGGTATTGAACGTGAGACCCTCCGCATAACTCCAGATGGTCATCTGGCGACAACTCCGCATCCTAAATCACTGGGTTCGGCATTGACTCATCGCTGGATAACTACGGACTTTGCTGAGGCATTGCTCGAGTTTATTACGCCGGTGGATGGAAATGTCGATCACCTGCTGGCTTTCCTGCGTGATATTCATCGCCATGTGAGTCGCGATTTGGGTTCTGAACTGATGTGGCCATTAAGTATGCCGTGCTTTATCAGTTCAGAAGACAAAATTGAGTTAGCTCAGTACGGTACCTCAAACGTCGGTCGTTTTAAAACTCTGTACCGTGAAGGGTTGAAGAATCGTTACGGTGCATTAATGCAAACTATTTCAGGTGTTCACTATAACTTTTCTCTGCCATTAGAGTTCTGGCAGGCCAGAGAAGGAATTACTGATGCCGAAAGCGGTAAAGAGAAAATTTCGGAAGGGTACTTCCGTTTGATTCGTAACTATTATCGTTTTGGTTGGGTTATTCCTTATTTGTTTGGTGCTTCTCCAGCGCTTTGTTCCTCTTTCATTAAAGGCCGTGAAAACAAAATGCCTTTTGAAAAATTGAAAAGCGGAGCCTGTTATTTGCCTTATGCGACCTCATTGCGCATGAGCGACCTTGGGTATACCAATACTGCTCAAAGTAATCTTGGGATTACTTTCAACAATCTGACTACCTATGTGGAAGGATTAAAAAAAGCTATTTCTATTCCAGCTGAACAGTTTAAACATTTGGATGAGAAGAGTCATGGTCACTACCAGCAGATCAACAGCAATATTCTGCAAATAGAAAACGAATTCTATGCGCCAATTCGGCCGAAGCGCGTTACGCGCAAAGGCGAATCACCATCCGATGCATTATTGCGCGGTGGTGTGGAATATATTGAAGTCAGAGCGTTGGATATCAACCCATTCTCGCCAATAGGTATTGATGCCGATCAGGCGCGTTTCCTCGATCTGTTCCTGATTTGGTGTACCCTGGCAGATGCGCCAGAAATGAGCAGTGAAGAACTTCAGTGTACCCGCCATAACTGGAACCGGGTCATTCTGGAAGGGCGTAAACCGGGGCAAACTATTGGCATCGGTTGTGATACTGCTCGTCAGCCATTGGAAGTCGTTGGTAAATCACTGTTCGCCGATCTATTGCGAGTTGCTGAGGTGTTGGATGGCTCAAACAAAAATTCGCAATATCAGGATGTATGCAATAAATTAATATCAGCCTTTGAAGATCCTGAACTGACCTTTTCAGGCAGAATGCTGCAGGCTATCAAGGATGTTGGTATCGGCAGTTTTGGTTTGGCATTAGCGGAACAATACCGCCAGATGCTACAGTCAGAACCATTAAGTGTATTAACTGAAGATGCAATGGAATCTGAACGTGTCGCTTCTCTCCGTCGTCAGCAAGAGATGGAACAGCAGGATACAATAAGTTTTGATGATTATCTGGCTGAACAAAACCAGCGTTAA
- a CDS encoding YqaA family protein, with protein sequence MSDTLSLSALFSSSFLSATILPGNSEVVFATLLTTVNTAPWLLLVVAIIGNTLGGLTNVIIGRIAPVPKHHPRLELAMKWLQRYGSPALLLSWLPVMGDLLCLLAGWLRLPWWSVTFFMLLGKSLRYLLVMVITLKSISFFS encoded by the coding sequence GTGAGTGATACACTATCGCTATCGGCGCTATTTAGCAGTAGTTTTCTGAGTGCGACTATACTGCCAGGCAATTCAGAAGTGGTATTTGCCACTTTGTTAACCACGGTAAATACGGCGCCGTGGTTATTGCTGGTGGTAGCGATTATAGGGAATACGCTAGGAGGGCTGACGAATGTCATCATTGGCCGTATAGCGCCAGTACCTAAACATCACCCACGATTAGAATTGGCTATGAAATGGCTACAACGCTATGGTTCGCCGGCGTTGTTATTAAGTTGGTTGCCCGTAATGGGTGATTTATTGTGTCTGCTGGCCGGGTGGTTACGTTTACCCTGGTGGTCGGTTACTTTTTTTATGCTGCTAGGGAAATCGCTGCGCTACTTGCTTGTGATGGTTATTACTCTAAAAAGCATCTCTTTTTTTAGCTAA
- the yqaB gene encoding fructose-1-phosphate/6-phosphogluconate phosphatase → MYDRYQGLIFDMDGTLLDTEEGHRKAWNEVLAKYGMELDLEKVIALNGSPSWKIAEFVINSYQVDMDPYKLAQEKFDIVEEMVLDMVKPLPIVEVVKSYRGKRPMAVGTGSMHGFAERLLQHVGLKDYFTAIVGADDVQHHKPAPDTFLLCAQLMKVTPDSCIVFEDAPFGLQAAKAAGMDAVDVRYL, encoded by the coding sequence ATGTATGACCGCTATCAGGGGCTGATCTTTGACATGGATGGCACTTTGCTGGATACCGAAGAAGGGCACCGAAAAGCCTGGAATGAAGTACTGGCAAAATATGGCATGGAGCTGGATTTAGAAAAAGTTATCGCTCTGAATGGTTCGCCTTCCTGGAAGATTGCCGAGTTTGTTATCAATAGTTATCAAGTTGATATGGACCCCTATAAATTAGCGCAGGAAAAATTCGATATTGTCGAGGAGATGGTATTGGATATGGTTAAGCCATTACCGATTGTCGAAGTGGTTAAATCCTATCGTGGAAAACGCCCGATGGCAGTGGGTACAGGTAGCATGCATGGTTTTGCCGAAAGGCTCTTGCAACACGTTGGGCTAAAAGATTATTTTACAGCAATTGTTGGCGCTGATGATGTTCAACATCATAAACCAGCCCCGGATACTTTCTTACTTTGTGCACAGTTAATGAAAGTGACCCCTGATTCTTGCATCGTGTTTGAAGATGCGCCATTCGGCCTTCAGGCGGCTAAAGCTGCCGGTATGGATGCCGTGGATGTTCGTTATTTGTGA
- the pagP gene encoding lipid IV(A) palmitoyltransferase PagP: protein MKAVIITSALLFSLSFNAVAEEAADDGIWETIKSNVKQTWNSPTRDLYVPLNTWHNRAMYDKDKTDSYNERPWGVGYGVSRFDNDGNWHSIYAMEFQDSHNQFQPIAGYGYQKNWYFGKDRDWRLGLGFTAAITARHDYSYIPLPLPLPLFSIEYKQFAIQNTYIPGTYNNGNVLFTWARWQF, encoded by the coding sequence ATGAAAGCCGTTATCATTACATCAGCTCTGTTATTCAGTTTATCTTTCAATGCCGTTGCAGAAGAGGCGGCAGATGATGGCATTTGGGAAACCATTAAGAGCAATGTTAAACAAACCTGGAACTCTCCTACCCGCGATCTCTATGTGCCTCTGAATACCTGGCATAACCGAGCTATGTATGACAAGGATAAAACCGACTCTTATAACGAGAGACCTTGGGGCGTTGGCTATGGCGTATCACGGTTTGACAATGACGGAAACTGGCACTCTATTTACGCCATGGAGTTTCAGGACTCACACAATCAATTTCAACCAATTGCTGGTTATGGTTACCAGAAAAACTGGTATTTTGGTAAAGACAGAGATTGGCGTTTAGGGCTGGGTTTCACGGCGGCCATTACTGCTCGCCACGACTATTCCTATATTCCACTACCGTTACCACTGCCACTATTCTCAATAGAATATAAACAGTTTGCTATCCAAAATACCTATATTCCTGGTACCTATAACAATGGTAACGTCTTATTTACCTGGGCTCGCTGGCAGTTTTAG
- the chaA gene encoding sodium-potassium/proton antiporter ChaA encodes MDQAQHHPSGKTRHKEYSLILTMITIPVLLFMQHNTNLLITVLINLLALVTILGAAFSVVRHADVLAHRLGEPYGSLILSLAVVILEVSLISALMVTGDTGPTLMRDTLYSVIMIVMSGLVGISLLLGGRKFATQHVNLAGIKQYLTALLPLAIIVLVLPATFSSGTFSSGQLLIIALLSAAMYVVFLTIQTKTHQNLFIYEHEDEGDGPDDHHGKPSAHGNAWHACWLVIHLVAVIAVTKINAGSLEYLLTELHAPPQFTGFLIALLILSPEGLGALKAVMNNQVQRAMNLFFGSVLATISLTVPAVVLIATITGQHLVFGLSTSNVVLLVTVLLLCQSSFATGRTNVLNGAAHLAIFVAYMLVLMMG; translated from the coding sequence ATGGATCAAGCACAACATCATCCTTCGGGCAAAACTCGTCATAAAGAGTATTCACTCATTTTGACAATGATTACCATTCCTGTACTGCTCTTTATGCAGCACAATACTAACCTTCTGATTACTGTCTTAATTAACCTTCTTGCACTGGTTACGATTCTGGGTGCAGCTTTTAGTGTGGTTCGTCATGCTGACGTACTGGCTCACAGACTGGGAGAACCCTACGGTTCACTAATCCTGAGTCTGGCGGTGGTGATACTGGAAGTCAGCCTGATTTCTGCGCTGATGGTTACCGGTGACACCGGACCAACGCTAATGAGGGATACGCTATATTCTGTCATTATGATAGTCATGAGCGGGCTGGTAGGGATATCGTTGTTACTGGGTGGTCGTAAGTTTGCCACTCAACATGTTAATCTGGCTGGTATTAAACAATATTTGACCGCGCTACTACCGCTGGCAATTATTGTTCTGGTCTTACCGGCAACCTTTAGCAGTGGAACCTTTAGCTCCGGTCAACTTTTGATTATCGCCCTGCTATCTGCAGCGATGTATGTCGTGTTCCTGACCATACAAACTAAAACTCATCAAAATCTGTTTATATATGAACACGAAGATGAAGGCGATGGCCCGGACGATCACCATGGAAAACCTTCTGCTCATGGTAATGCCTGGCATGCCTGTTGGTTAGTGATTCATTTGGTTGCTGTTATCGCCGTCACTAAAATCAATGCGGGCTCGCTGGAGTATTTATTAACTGAATTACATGCGCCGCCGCAATTTACCGGCTTCCTGATTGCATTATTAATTCTTTCACCTGAAGGTTTGGGCGCATTAAAAGCAGTAATGAATAATCAGGTACAGCGTGCGATGAATCTGTTCTTCGGTTCTGTACTCGCCACCATTTCCCTGACGGTACCCGCTGTCGTTCTTATTGCGACCATCACAGGTCAACATTTGGTCTTTGGCCTGTCGACCTCTAACGTAGTATTACTTGTTACCGTATTACTACTTTGTCAGAGTTCGTTTGCAACCGGCAGAACCAATGTTCTTAATGGTGCTGCTCATCTGGCCATCTTTGTTGCTTATATGTTGGTGCTGATGATGGGATAA